The genomic segment GTGGCAATCTTCACCAAGCCTAATGGAGGCAAGGCGGCAGCCCTGAACTTCGGATTGAGCCACACAGATGCCGACTTCGTAGTATGTATAGATGCTGATACGCAACTGCGCCATGATGCCCTGAGCAAGCTGATGAGACACTTTGCTGCCGACAAGGAGAAACGTGTGGGAGCCGTTGCCGGCAACGTGAAGGTGGGCAACTGCCGCAACATGCTCACCAACTGGCAGGCAATAGAGTATATCACCTCTCAGAACTTCGACAGAATGGCCTACTCTGCCATCAACGCCATCACCGTGGTGCCTGGTGCCATCGGAGCGTTCCGCAAGGAAGCCATGGAGAAAGCCGGATATTTCACAACCGACACTCTTGCTGAAGACTGCGACCTGACGATGCGCATCATCGAGGCAGGCTATGTTATCGAGAACGAAAACCATGCTGTAGCGATGACCGAAGCACCCGAAAATATCAGACAGTTTGTAAAGCAGCGCACCCGCTGGTGTTTCGGTGTGATGCAGACTTTCTGGAAACATCGTCGCAACCTCTTCCGCAGCCGTTATAAAGGATTCGGCTTGTGGGCTTTGCCAAATATGCTCGTGTTCCAGTACATCATCCCTACGTTCTCGCCGATAGCCGACGTTCTGATGCTGGCAGGACTGTTCTCGGGCAATGCCTGGCAGATATTTATCTACTATCTGATTTTCCTGATTGTAGATGCAAGCGTATCCATCATGGCCTTCATCGTGGAAAGGGAATCGTTGTGGACGTTGTTATGGATTATACCGCAGCGCTTCTTCTATCGCTGGATCATGTACTATGTGATTTTCAAGAGTTATTTCAAGGCCATCAAGGGAGAACTGCAGCAGTGGGGCGTACTGAAGAGAACGGGAAATGTAAAAATATGAAACAGCCAAAAATCACTCTTACAGGGATCCTAGCCATGCTTTCGACCAGAGCATCGCACGTTCCCTTTCACGCACGGCTGTAGTTCGCATCACATTTACTGAGCCACCAACCGGCAAGCGCTAGCAGTATGATAAGGAGGGCGTGGAGATGAAATATGGCAGATTGGGATAAATTCGGCAATCGACGGATGATTCCAACAGGGGAAAGTATTGTCTTTTTGAGCAAGGACGGAAGTGTCTTCACAAAGATGAAATCTCCATTTTCCAAGGCTCCTTTAGAACAATCTCATCCGGAGGATATTATCCACGAGCATCTGATACACAACATGTTATTTCCTGGTACCAGTACAGGTTCATCGGAATTTCAGAAGATATCAAAGGAATCAGAATCGTCTTGCAGCAAAAGAACATATCATCTATGTTTAGAGTTCCTACCCCCAAAATGATAGACGACTATCTCCGAAATGAATTGGGATTAACTAAGGAAGGCAAGTATTTCTATGGTAATGAATATTTGGCAATAACGGATATTTCGAATCTTAGTGACAATGTTCTTTGCGACGAAATGGAAAGTTATTTTTCATTGATCCCATCATCAGATTGAAAAGACCTGCTCAAGAAGTATGGGATTATCTCTATAATTCGAGATGTATATAGAGATTGGATGATAAATAATTATGACACAAGATACATATACATATTACGTTTGGATAGGTGGCTCATGTGATTATGGCCATAAAGAGCGAGCTGGTGGTGCTGCTGTTGTGATTGAGCATAACGGCAACATCATCAGCTGTGATGTAATCAGCGACCTACACACCACTGAGTTCCGCATGATGCTAACCCTTATGGTGAAGGTTATGCAGGAAATACCGGAAAGTTCCGACATTCTCTTCCTGACCAATGCCGCCTATATTCAGAACTTTGACAAGGCTCCAACGGCTAAATCAGCAAATCCGGACTTGATTGTCCAATGCATCAAGGAAAAGAAAAGGCACAACTCAGTTGGAGTCAAAATCGTGCAATATCACAAGAGTCCACTGCTGATAGAGACCCACGATAGGGCTACAGAAGCAATGGCTAAGACAAGGAAGGAGTTTCATCAGAAAAACAAATTGATAACACATTTGTAACACACATGGATGATTTCTCAACACGTCAAATTCATAACATATTGATTAACAGCTATTTACAAAAAGAGTACATAAAAGAGGAATAAGTGATAAAATATATTTAAAAACAAAATAGAACAACAGAGGTAAGTGCCTATAAATAAGCAACTTACTACCATTGTTCTCCCATGCTAATTTTGTACAAATAAGTTTCATTTTGCTTTTATAGTGATTCCGTTGGGGTTCGAACCCAAGACCCACAGCTTAGAAGGCTGTTGCTCTAATCCAACTGAGCTACGGAACCAACACTTTTCAAATCGCAAACCAGCTAACCAATAACGCAATCAGCCACTTTTCTTATTTGCGGCTGCAAAGGTACATATATTTTTTGAATACACCAAACTTTTTCTCACTTTTTTCTTTTTTTATGCTTAAATATCACAAAAAATAACTACCTTTGCATCCGTTAGGAGCAAGAAACAGCATTCTGACCCCGAAAGAGAAGAGATTTTTATAACGCATATTCAAACATAAAACATACGCAAATGAAAAAGTTAATCTTTTCAGCAGCCCTGCTCTCAGCAGCACTCTCTGCCAGCGCAGAAGAACATCCGCTCTGGATGCGCTACCCAGCCATCTCGCCCGATGGCACTGCCATTGCCTTCGCTTATAAAGGCGACCTCTACAGTGTTTCTGTCAACGGCGGTGAAGCACGACAGCTCACAACTCATGCAGCCTTCGATTCGCACCCTGTATGGAGCCCTGACAGCAAGAAAATTGCCTTCCAGTCTAACCGCGAAGGAAGTCTCGACATCTTCGTAATCGATGCAAAAGGCGGTGCTCCTACCCGACTCACCACTAATAGCGGCAGCGAAACACCTATCGCCTTTGCAGACAACGACCATGTGCTCTACTCAGCCAGTCTGCAGCCTACAGCCCAGAGCATCATCTTCGGCGACAACACATTTCCACAAGTATATAAGGTAAGCACCAAGGGCGGAAGACCGGAACTCTTCTCTACCCTCACCATGGAGGATATCAGCATCGCCAAGAACGGCGACATTCTCTACCACGACAAAAAGGGATACGAAGACCCTTGGCGCAAACACCAGAAATCACCTATCGCACGCGACATCTGGCTGAAGAGCAACGGTAAGTTTGCCAAGCAGACTACCTTTGCCGGCGAAGACCGCTCGCCAGTATGGACATCAGACGAGAAATCATTCTTCTATCTGAGCGAGCAGGACGGCACATTCAATATCTACCGCCGCAGCCTCAACAGTTCAAGCGACAAGCAGATTACCCACCACAAAGGCAATCCGGTAAGATTCCTCACTGCATCCAGCGCCGACCTGCTCTGCTACGGATATGATGGCGAAATCTACACCGTGAAAGAAGGTGGAGAGCCTCAGAAGGTGAACATCTCCATTACAACAGATAATGACACTCCAAGCCTCGTACGTCAGATTAAAAGCTGGGGAGCTACAGAGATTTCCGTTTCGCCAGACGCCAAGGAAGTGGCTTTCGTGATGCATGGCGACGTATACGTAACTTCAGTAGAATACACCACTACCAAGCGCATTACCGACACACCGCAGCAGGAGCGCAACCTGAGTTTCTCGCCAGACGGCAGAGCCCTGGTCTATGCAGCCGAGCGCAACGGCGTATGGCAGATTTACCAGTCTAAGATCAAGAACGAGAAAGAGAAGAACTTCACCTACGCTACCGACATCGAGGAAGAGCAGCTGGTGAAAACAGGCATTACATCGCAGTATCCCCAATACTCTCCTGACGGCATGGAAGTGGCTTTCTTCGAAGACCGCGCTGCACTCCGCATCGTCAATCTGAAATCGAAGGAAATCCGCACCGTGCTCGACGGCAAATACGTCTACTCTTACAGCGATGGAGACATCGCTTTCGAATGGTCGCCAGACAGCAAATGGCTCCTTTCAACCTATATCGGCAACGGCGGCTGGAACAACCAGGATATTGCGCTGGTAAAGGCTGACGGCAAAGAGGTTCACAACCTGACCAATTCCGGCTACAGCGACAGCAACGGCAAATGGGTGCTCGACGGCAAGGCAATGCTCTTCCAGAGCGACAGAGCCGGCTACCGCAGTCATGGAAGCTGGGGAGCTGAAGACGATGCCTACATCATGTTCTTCGACCTGGACGCCTACAACCGCTTCAACATGAGCAAGGAAGAAATAGAACTGGCTGACGCCAACAAGGACGAAAAGGAGAAGAAGGAAGACGAGAAGAAGGAAGAGGCTAAAAAGAAGGCTGACGAAAAGCAGAAAAAGACCGGAAAGATAGAGGTGGAAAAAGTGAAGCCACTGGAGCTGGACATCGAAAACTGCCGCGACAGAATCGTACGCCTCACCGCAAACTCTTCGCACATGGGCGATGCTGTGCTCTCTAAAGACGGCGACAAGCTCTACTACCAGGCAGCCTTCGAGGATGATTACGACCTCTGGCAGCACGACCTGAAGGATGGCTCTACCAAGCTCGTGATGAAGGGCGTAGGACAGGGCAACCTGCAGACCGACAAGGATGTGAAGAACCTCTTTATCTGCAACGGAAGCAGCATCAAGAAGGTGGATCTGAGCGGATTCAGCACCAAGGACATCAGCTTTGAGGCTAACTTCAACTATAAGCCAGCCGAGGAGCGCCAGTATCTCTTCGACCACATATGGCGACAGGTGAAAGACAAGTTCTACGACCCTAAGCTTCATGGTGTTGACTGGGAAGGTTACCGCAAAACCTATGAGAAGTTCCTGCCTTACATCAACAACAATTTCGACTTTCAGGAGATGTTGAGCGAAATGCTTGGCGAGCTGAACGCTTCGCATACAGGAGCCCGCTACTACGCAGGCAACAGTGCGCTTGCCACCGCCAACCTGGGAGTATTCTTCGACCCTCAGTACCAGGGCGACGGCCTGAAGATTCAGGAGATTATCAAGCGTGGTCCTTTCGATGTGAAGAATACGGGCGTTACAGCCGGCAGCATCATCGAGAGCATCGACGGCGAGGAGATTAAAGCCGGAATGGACTACTTCCCATTGCTCGACGGAAAGGTTGGCAAGAATGTACGCCTCGGCATCAGAAACGCCAAGGGCAAGAAGATGGAGGTTACAGTGAAGGCTATCTCTCAGGGCAAACTCAACAACCTGCTCTACAAGCGATGGGTAGACCGCAACCGCGCTTTCGTTGACAGCATTTCGGGCGGACGCATCGCTTATGTTCACGTTAAGGCGATGGATTCGGAGAGTTTCCGCACCGTTTACAGCGAACTGCTGAGCGACAAGAATCGAAACAGAGACGCTGTAATCGTAGACGAGCGCCATAATGGTGGCGGCTGGTTACACGATGATCTATGCACCCTGCTCAACGGCAAGCAGTATCAGGAGTTTGTGCCTCACGGTAAGGTAGTTGGCCGCGATCCGTTCAACAAATGGGTGAAGCCATCTTGCGTTATGATCTGCGAGAACGATTACAGCAACGGCCACGGTTTCCCATGGGTTTACAAGGAACTCGGAATCGGCAAGCTGATCGGTGCTCCTGTAGCAGGAACCATGACAGCCGTATGGTGGGAAACGCTGATGGACAACACGCTGGTATTCGGTATTCCTCAGGTAGGCTGCCGCGACATGCGTGGCGTGTTCGGCGAGAACACCCAGCTGAACCCAGACATCGAGGTTTACAACAGTCCGGAAGATTTCATCAATGGCCATGATACCCAGCTCGAAAGAGCTGTAAAGGAAATGATGAAGAAATAAACAGAACGCCCTGCAAGGGTCCAAAAGCAGAACCGCTTTTGTCCTTTGCAGGGCGAATTGTTTTTGTATCTGACAACATTATTTATTAAACCTTATTAACCCCCACAATATCGGCGAAAACCCTTCTGTCATGACATAAAAACCCTCTAAATCTTTACTTTTTTTCTTGAAAAGGACGAAAAAGCAAGTGAAAAAGCCATAAAATAAAAAAAAATGAGTATCTTTGCAGAAGATAAAAAACAAGATTATGGGATTATTCGGATTATTCAGCAACAAAAAGAAGGAAACTCTCGATAAGGGACTTGAAAAAACCAAGGAGAGTGTGTTTGGCAAACTGGCGCGCGCCGTTGCCGGAAAGTCTACCGTCGACGATGATGTGCTCGACGATCTCGAAGAGGTACTCATCACCTCAGATGTAGGTGTAGAAACCACTGTCAAGATTATCCGCCGCATCGAAGAACGTGTGGCCCGCGATAAATATGTTTCAACCAACGAGCTCAACCGCATTCTGCGCGAGGAAATCGCCATTCTCCTCTCCGAGAATCACAGCGATGACCTGGCAGACTGGGATCTCCCTGCCGACCATAAGCCTTACGTTATCCTCGTAGTAGGCGTAAACGGCGTGGGCAAGACAACCACCATCGGCAAGCTGGCTTACCAGTTTAAGAAGGCTGGCAAGAAGGTTATGCTGGGAGCTGCCGACACCTTCCGTGCCGCTGCCGTAGAGCAGATTTGCATCTGGGGCGAGCGCGTGGGTGTGCCTGTAGTGAAACAGCAGATGGGAAGCGACCCGGCAAGCGTGGCGTTCGACACCCTGCAGAGCGCCAAGGCAAACGGCGCCGACGTGGTGCTCATCGATACGGCAGGCCGACTGCACAACAAGGTGAACCTGATGAATGAGCTCAAGAAAATAAAGGAAGTGATGAAGAAGGTAATGCCTGAAGCACCAGACGAGGTAATGCTCGTGCTCGACGGAAGTACCGGACAGAATGCATTCGAGCAGGCTAAGCAGTTCTCTGCCGTTACCAACATCTCCTCGCTCGCCATCACCAAGCTCGACGGAACCGCTAAGGGCGGCGTTGTCATCGGCATCAGCGACCAGCTCAAGGTGCCTGTAAAATACATCGGACTGGGCGAAGGTATGGAAGATCTGCAGCTCTTCAACAAGACTGAATTCGTAGACTCGCTCTTTAAAAATTAGAAAATGAAGAAAAATCAGATAGATATTATTACCCTGGGCTGCTCGAAGAATCTCGTAGACAGCGAGTTGCTGATGAAGCAGTTTGAGGCAAACGGCTACCATTGCGTTCACGATTCCAAGCGCCCTCAGGGCGAGATAGCCGTCATCAATACGTGCGGATTCATCGAGGATGCAAAGCAGGAAAGCATCGACACCATCCTGGAGTTTATCCAGGCTAAGGAAGAAGGCCGACTCAGAAAACTCTACGTAATGGGCTGCCTCTCGCAGCGCTATCAGAAGGAACTGGAAGAAGAAATGCCCGAAGTGGATAAGTTCTACGGCAAATTCAACTACAAGCAGCTTCTGCAGGAACTCGGCAAGGCGGAAGTTTCATCCTGCAACGGCCAGCGTCATCTCACCACTCCGCGCCATTATGCCTACATCAAGATAGCTGAGGGCTGCAACCGCCACTGTGCCTACTGCGCCATTCCTATCATCACCGGCAAGCACGTTTCCCGTCCTAAGGAAGAGATTCTGCAGGAGGTGCGCGAACTGGTGGCAGAAGGCGTGAAGGAGTTTCAGATTATCGCTCAGGAACTCACCTACTACGGTGTAGATATTGACGGCAAGCATCATATTACCGAACTCATCAGCGAGATGGCTGATATTCCGGGCGTGAAATGGATTCGCCTGCATTATGCTTATCCAAATCAGTTCCCTATGGATCTTCTGGACGTGATGCGCGAGAAGCCAAACGTATGCAAATATCTCGACATTGCCCTCCAGCACATCAGCGACCACATGCTCACCAGCATGCATCGCCACGTAACGAAGCAGGAAACCATCAATCTGCTGAAGGTCATCCGCGAACGCGTGCCAGGCATTCACATTCGCACTACGCTGATGGTTGGTTTCCCAGGTGAGACAGATGAGGATTTCCACGAGCTCCTTGACTTCGTACGCGAACAGAGATTTGAGCGCATGGGCGCCTTTTCCTACTCTGAGGAAGAAGGAACCTACAGTGCCACCCACTACGAAGACAATGTGCCTGCCGAAGTAAAACAGCGCCGACTGGACGAACTGATGATTCTGCAGCAAGACATCAGCTCTGAGGTTGAGGCTGATAAGGTGGGCAAAACCATGACCGTTATCATCGACCGCAAGGAAGGCGATTACTACATCGGACGAACAGAGTTCTGTTCTCCTGAAGTAGACCCAGAGGTTCTGATCCGTGCCGATGAGAAGCGTCTGCGCGTGGGTAGTTTCTATCAGGTAGAAATTACTGCAAGCGAGGAATTTGACCTCTATGGCAAGGTGGTGAAATAATCATTCTCTCCCCCATAGCCTGGAGTTTTAGAAATTTTGACTACATATTAAATAAATATGAACAATAAGGAATACATCGCTGAACTGGCTCAGCAAACCGGCTATTCGCAGGAAGACACCCAGAAGTTGGTGCGCAAGGCGATAGACGCTATGATTGCCGAGTTTGAGGATGGAGAAGCTGTCTCTATCCCCAATTTTGGCACCTTCGAAGTGAAGAAGCGCATGGAGCGAGTGGTGGTTAATCCTACTACCAAGAAGCGCCAGCTGGTGCCGCCTAAGTTGGTGTTGGGTTTCCGACCGGTTGCCTCGGTCAAGGAAAAACTAAAGAATGGAGGGGATGAGCAATGAGCAAATTCAGTTTAAATACACTCGGAACACTGCTGGCTGATAAGAGCGGGCTGAGCCAGGTGGAAGCAGAACTCTTCATCCGGAAGATGTTTGATGTGTGCAACCAGGGACTCGATGCCGACAAGCAGGTGAAGATAAAATGGCTGGGCACCTTTAAGGTACAGGCCACGAGAGACCGTGAAAGCATCAATGTGAACACGGGCGAACGCTTCACCATTGAAGGCAGAGACAAACTCACCTTCACGCCTGACAACATCCTGAAAGAAATCGTGAACAAGCCATTCGCCCAATTTGAAACGGTGGTGGTAAATGACGGCGTAGATTTCGATGAAATAGATGAGAAGTTTGGAGAAGAACAGACAGACGAAGCTCCTGCACAAGTAATCGATTTTCTGGACGAAGAAAAAACTGCAACTCCAAATCCGGAGGTTGTCGTAATCGGATCTGAAAAGGAAAAAGAAGCCGAAGACGAACTGGCAAAGCAAATTGCTATAGAACAAGCTAA from the Segatella copri genome contains:
- a CDS encoding HU family DNA-binding protein; amino-acid sequence: MNNKEYIAELAQQTGYSQEDTQKLVRKAIDAMIAEFEDGEAVSIPNFGTFEVKKRMERVVVNPTTKKRQLVPPKLVLGFRPVASVKEKLKNGGDEQ
- the rimO gene encoding 30S ribosomal protein S12 methylthiotransferase RimO — encoded protein: MKKNQIDIITLGCSKNLVDSELLMKQFEANGYHCVHDSKRPQGEIAVINTCGFIEDAKQESIDTILEFIQAKEEGRLRKLYVMGCLSQRYQKELEEEMPEVDKFYGKFNYKQLLQELGKAEVSSCNGQRHLTTPRHYAYIKIAEGCNRHCAYCAIPIITGKHVSRPKEEILQEVRELVAEGVKEFQIIAQELTYYGVDIDGKHHITELISEMADIPGVKWIRLHYAYPNQFPMDLLDVMREKPNVCKYLDIALQHISDHMLTSMHRHVTKQETINLLKVIRERVPGIHIRTTLMVGFPGETDEDFHELLDFVREQRFERMGAFSYSEEEGTYSATHYEDNVPAEVKQRRLDELMILQQDISSEVEADKVGKTMTVIIDRKEGDYYIGRTEFCSPEVDPEVLIRADEKRLRVGSFYQVEITASEEFDLYGKVVK
- the ftsY gene encoding signal recognition particle-docking protein FtsY; this encodes MGLFGLFSNKKKETLDKGLEKTKESVFGKLARAVAGKSTVDDDVLDDLEEVLITSDVGVETTVKIIRRIEERVARDKYVSTNELNRILREEIAILLSENHSDDLADWDLPADHKPYVILVVGVNGVGKTTTIGKLAYQFKKAGKKVMLGAADTFRAAAVEQICIWGERVGVPVVKQQMGSDPASVAFDTLQSAKANGADVVLIDTAGRLHNKVNLMNELKKIKEVMKKVMPEAPDEVMLVLDGSTGQNAFEQAKQFSAVTNISSLAITKLDGTAKGGVVIGISDQLKVPVKYIGLGEGMEDLQLFNKTEFVDSLFKN
- a CDS encoding ribonuclease H, giving the protein MTQDTYTYYVWIGGSCDYGHKERAGGAAVVIEHNGNIISCDVISDLHTTEFRMMLTLMVKVMQEIPESSDILFLTNAAYIQNFDKAPTAKSANPDLIVQCIKEKKRHNSVGVKIVQYHKSPLLIETHDRATEAMAKTRKEFHQKNKLITHL
- a CDS encoding S41 family peptidase, whose protein sequence is MKKLIFSAALLSAALSASAEEHPLWMRYPAISPDGTAIAFAYKGDLYSVSVNGGEARQLTTHAAFDSHPVWSPDSKKIAFQSNREGSLDIFVIDAKGGAPTRLTTNSGSETPIAFADNDHVLYSASLQPTAQSIIFGDNTFPQVYKVSTKGGRPELFSTLTMEDISIAKNGDILYHDKKGYEDPWRKHQKSPIARDIWLKSNGKFAKQTTFAGEDRSPVWTSDEKSFFYLSEQDGTFNIYRRSLNSSSDKQITHHKGNPVRFLTASSADLLCYGYDGEIYTVKEGGEPQKVNISITTDNDTPSLVRQIKSWGATEISVSPDAKEVAFVMHGDVYVTSVEYTTTKRITDTPQQERNLSFSPDGRALVYAAERNGVWQIYQSKIKNEKEKNFTYATDIEEEQLVKTGITSQYPQYSPDGMEVAFFEDRAALRIVNLKSKEIRTVLDGKYVYSYSDGDIAFEWSPDSKWLLSTYIGNGGWNNQDIALVKADGKEVHNLTNSGYSDSNGKWVLDGKAMLFQSDRAGYRSHGSWGAEDDAYIMFFDLDAYNRFNMSKEEIELADANKDEKEKKEDEKKEEAKKKADEKQKKTGKIEVEKVKPLELDIENCRDRIVRLTANSSHMGDAVLSKDGDKLYYQAAFEDDYDLWQHDLKDGSTKLVMKGVGQGNLQTDKDVKNLFICNGSSIKKVDLSGFSTKDISFEANFNYKPAEERQYLFDHIWRQVKDKFYDPKLHGVDWEGYRKTYEKFLPYINNNFDFQEMLSEMLGELNASHTGARYYAGNSALATANLGVFFDPQYQGDGLKIQEIIKRGPFDVKNTGVTAGSIIESIDGEEIKAGMDYFPLLDGKVGKNVRLGIRNAKGKKMEVTVKAISQGKLNNLLYKRWVDRNRAFVDSISGGRIAYVHVKAMDSESFRTVYSELLSDKNRNRDAVIVDERHNGGGWLHDDLCTLLNGKQYQEFVPHGKVVGRDPFNKWVKPSCVMICENDYSNGHGFPWVYKELGIGKLIGAPVAGTMTAVWWETLMDNTLVFGIPQVGCRDMRGVFGENTQLNPDIEVYNSPEDFINGHDTQLERAVKEMMKK